The Rhopalosiphum maidis isolate BTI-1 chromosome 1, ASM367621v3, whole genome shotgun sequence genome has a segment encoding these proteins:
- the LOC113548311 gene encoding major facilitator superfamily domain-containing protein 6-like isoform X1: MFNIHFNRKLIPIKFNYFFLFGCIGPIIGFLPTIAKQLGYSITTYGVTMTFMSIISMVLSPAAGIIVDRFRVKKILFFIVTLLIGVISFFFIFVPKVPLEVGVEMKCDSEIILIVHADNVQQNTHNTSIFNYEKKDELITCKLICQNTKLCDHQINKLNNQSDFSDYWMTTTKNINEKDHNRIDVTLKLKDMEQTESSYVFHLLSIQINGTEIPLTCKCHSKTFCHITCSNKAIMRVATIPTYRGNVLNLYQFWIFFFILSTLSACMVTATTLQNPICLDLLEDKPEDFGKQKCWASTGWGTFSIFIGWLVDWFSVNKNEKEYSPVFYSCILLTICNLFVIYKIRIVETKKSEGKWKNVYGLFTKHYVIAFYIWSIFNSFFHTIVTHFLFWYMEDLVLVNNEHKQRAWIKTLQGLAQGVQCFGGEIPFYFWSGWIIRKMGHINCMALVLGSMAIRMYLYTVVWNPAWIIAIELLNGISYALGQSVKMSYAKIMSPKDATNTIIGIIVFFDCIAESLGSLLGSYLFDSYGGVWSFRFFAYSSAFMCFLNILSNRFGITKDLINLNFVTVSMTENNKDDELH, encoded by the exons atgTTTAACATACACTTTAATCGAAAACTGataccaataaaatttaattatttctttttatttggAT GTATAGGGCCTATAATTGGATTTTTACCTACAATAGCGAAACAATTGGGATACTCAATAACCACATATGGTGTTACTATGACTTTTATGTCGATAATATCAATGGTATTATCACCTGCAGCTGGTATAATCGTCGACAGATTccgtgtgaaaaaaatattattttttatagtaacacTATTGATAGGCgtaatttcatttttcttcATATTTGTACCAAAAGTGCCTTTGGAGGTGGGCGTGGAAATGAAATGTGACtcagaaattattttgattgttcATGCTGATAACGTTCAACAAAATACACACAatacatcaatattcaatTACGAGAAGAAAGATGAACTGATCACATGCAAg TTAATTTGTCAAAATACAAAGTTATGTGACCATCAAATAAATAAGCTGAATAACCAATCCGATTTCAGTGATTATTGGATGACAactaccaaaaatataaatgagaaAGATCATAATCGGATTGAtgttactttaaaattgaaagatATGGAACAA aCTGAAAGTTCGTACGTTTTCCATTTGTTGTCTATTCAAATTAATGGTACGGAAATTCCTCTAACGTGCAAAtgtcattcaaaaacattttgccACATCACATGTTCTAATAAAGCTATAATGCGCGTGGCCACTATACCAACATATAGAGGAAACGTTCTTAATTTGTAtcaattttggatttttttctttattttatctacattGTCTGCTTGCATGGTTACAGCAACAACTTTACAAAATCCAATTTGTCTTGATCttttag aagacAAACCTGAAGATTTcggaaaacaaaaatgttgggCGTCAACTGGTTGGGGAACTTTTTCTATATTCATTGGATGGCTTGTGGATTGGTTTAGCGTTAATAAGAATGAAAAAGAATATTCACCAGTTTTTTATTCGTGTATTTTACTcacaatttgtaatttatttgtcatttataaGATTAGA atagttgaaacaaaaaaatccgaaggaaaatggaaaaatgtatatggaTTGTTTACTAAACATTATGTGATTGCATTTTACATATGGTCAATATTCAACAGTTTTTTCCATACAATTGTAACTCACTTTCTATTCTG gtacatggaGGATTTGGTTTTAGTTAACAATGAACACAAACAACGGGCATGGATAAAAACACTTCAAGGTCTAGCTCAAGGCGTCCAATGTTTTGGAGGTGaaataccattttatttttggtccgGTTGGATAATCAGAAAGATGGGTCACATTAACTGCATGGCTTTGGTGCTGGGATCTATGGCTATCAGAATGTATCTTTACACAGTCGTCTGGAATCCAGCTTGGATTATTGCAATTGAGTTATTGAATGGCATATCATATGCATTGGGACAGTCTGTGAAAATGTCTTACGCAAAAATTATGTCACCTAAGGACGCCACTAATACTATAATTGggataatagtattttttgattgcatag ctgaATCTTTAGGTAGTCTACTGGGATCATATTTATTCGATTCATACGGTGGAGTGTGGTCATTTCGATTTTTCGCCTACAGTTCAGCTTTTATgtgctttttaaatatactaagcAATCGTTTTGGAATAACAAaagatttgataaatttaaattttgtcacAGTGTCTATGACAGAAAATAACAAAGATGATGAACTTCATTAA
- the LOC113548311 gene encoding uncharacterized protein LOC113548311 isoform X2 — translation MYRAYNWIFTYNSETIGILNNHIWCYYDFYVDNINVTLLIGVISFFFIFVPKVPLEVGVEMKCDSEIILIVHADNVQQNTHNTSIFNYEKKDELITCKLICQNTKLCDHQINKLNNQSDFSDYWMTTTKNINEKDHNRIDVTLKLKDMEQTESSYVFHLLSIQINGTEIPLTCKCHSKTFCHITCSNKAIMRVATIPTYRGNVLNLYQFWIFFFILSTLSACMVTATTLQNPICLDLLEDKPEDFGKQKCWASTGWGTFSIFIGWLVDWFSVNKNEKEYSPVFYSCILLTICNLFVIYKIRIVETKKSEGKWKNVYGLFTKHYVIAFYIWSIFNSFFHTIVTHFLFWYMEDLVLVNNEHKQRAWIKTLQGLAQGVQCFGGEIPFYFWSGWIIRKMGHINCMALVLGSMAIRMYLYTVVWNPAWIIAIELLNGISYALGQSVKMSYAKIMSPKDATNTIIGIIVFFDCIAESLGSLLGSYLFDSYGGVWSFRFFAYSSAFMCFLNILSNRFGITKDLINLNFVTVSMTENNKDDELH, via the exons AT GTATAGGGCCTATAATTGGATTTTTACCTACAATAGCGAAACAATTGGGATACTCAATAACCACATATGGTGTTACTATGACTTTTATGTCGATAATATCAATG taacacTATTGATAGGCgtaatttcatttttcttcATATTTGTACCAAAAGTGCCTTTGGAGGTGGGCGTGGAAATGAAATGTGACtcagaaattattttgattgttcATGCTGATAACGTTCAACAAAATACACACAatacatcaatattcaatTACGAGAAGAAAGATGAACTGATCACATGCAAg TTAATTTGTCAAAATACAAAGTTATGTGACCATCAAATAAATAAGCTGAATAACCAATCCGATTTCAGTGATTATTGGATGACAactaccaaaaatataaatgagaaAGATCATAATCGGATTGAtgttactttaaaattgaaagatATGGAACAA aCTGAAAGTTCGTACGTTTTCCATTTGTTGTCTATTCAAATTAATGGTACGGAAATTCCTCTAACGTGCAAAtgtcattcaaaaacattttgccACATCACATGTTCTAATAAAGCTATAATGCGCGTGGCCACTATACCAACATATAGAGGAAACGTTCTTAATTTGTAtcaattttggatttttttctttattttatctacattGTCTGCTTGCATGGTTACAGCAACAACTTTACAAAATCCAATTTGTCTTGATCttttag aagacAAACCTGAAGATTTcggaaaacaaaaatgttgggCGTCAACTGGTTGGGGAACTTTTTCTATATTCATTGGATGGCTTGTGGATTGGTTTAGCGTTAATAAGAATGAAAAAGAATATTCACCAGTTTTTTATTCGTGTATTTTACTcacaatttgtaatttatttgtcatttataaGATTAGA atagttgaaacaaaaaaatccgaaggaaaatggaaaaatgtatatggaTTGTTTACTAAACATTATGTGATTGCATTTTACATATGGTCAATATTCAACAGTTTTTTCCATACAATTGTAACTCACTTTCTATTCTG gtacatggaGGATTTGGTTTTAGTTAACAATGAACACAAACAACGGGCATGGATAAAAACACTTCAAGGTCTAGCTCAAGGCGTCCAATGTTTTGGAGGTGaaataccattttatttttggtccgGTTGGATAATCAGAAAGATGGGTCACATTAACTGCATGGCTTTGGTGCTGGGATCTATGGCTATCAGAATGTATCTTTACACAGTCGTCTGGAATCCAGCTTGGATTATTGCAATTGAGTTATTGAATGGCATATCATATGCATTGGGACAGTCTGTGAAAATGTCTTACGCAAAAATTATGTCACCTAAGGACGCCACTAATACTATAATTGggataatagtattttttgattgcatag ctgaATCTTTAGGTAGTCTACTGGGATCATATTTATTCGATTCATACGGTGGAGTGTGGTCATTTCGATTTTTCGCCTACAGTTCAGCTTTTATgtgctttttaaatatactaagcAATCGTTTTGGAATAACAAaagatttgataaatttaaattttgtcacAGTGTCTATGACAGAAAATAACAAAGATGATGAACTTCATTAA